aagtgataTATTCATGTCATCTGTGGCCAAAATAACTCAATTGTCTACCAAAACTATcatgtatattattatatattatataatattatgtgtaatattatgtaaaataatttcAGTCAAATCTTTCTTCAGACACATGACAATTCTCTACAGTGCAGGTACACTGAAAGGCTATAGGGGAGGTTCAtggaaggtctgagatctacagaaatatgaaaaacagATCCCAGCACTTGCCCACACCCAGACACCTGATACAGATGTGGTAGGGCCGTAATGAAAGAGAGCCCATGAGGGAATGCATTGAAAATCCGAGTAACGATAACAGATTTGTGGTGGGTGGGTGACACTGCTCTTACTCTACCACAAACGTGCCAGAAGGCACATCTTGCCAGGGGCAAGACTGTCTGCAGTAGTCAATATGTGAAACCAGCCGTGTCTTTGCCTCAGTCTGCTAGTTTTCACTTCACTACATTTTAATGCTAACTTACTTCATAATTAAGCAAGACTCTCATGTTGAGTCTTGACTGGAAGCTGTTTCGTGTTTCATGCCAAGAGATGCACAGTGGTTTAATGGGATTATATTGGAttagaggagaaaagaaaacttCTGGTAGGAAATTGTACAAAAGTACAaaatgagacagaaagaggaaactTCGTTGTAAATGCTACTAAATTAAAGAATACGTCAGGGAATATTCTACATGAATTCATTATTCATGTAGCCAAAGCTTGACATAGCGTAATCCTCTGTGCCATACCTCcactgttgtccaaaaactattctAAAAACCCAATGAACAATGAACATTGCACTGCAGTTtattctagggctgtcaatacTAATACTAATCCACCAAATGCATACTAATCTGTGGCTGAAAGTAGTCCTCAACAAATGCACAATTTGCTTCtctttgagtaacatttgcttAGCTGTTTTAGAAAactgttgcttttttaaaagaGACTAAGAGATTACAGCCAtaccagcagctctgtgaggctacaCTTTGGCACAGTGGTgttttaagctaaatgctaacatcagcatgttaacatgctcacaatagcaatgttaacatgctgtaAGAACAATGATTACCAAGTTGAACATCATAGTTTTGCAACACTTGCTTattaacactaaacacaaagtattgGACAGATTTTgccctgatgatggcgctagataaAAGGTCAGGGAATCACAGTTCACTCTGAGGgtgacatgaatgtgtgtaccaaatttaATGGCAATATATCCTTGTGTTGACATATTTCActccaaagtggtggaccgactggCCCACTGACCGACATTGTCATCCTGCTAGCATTGCAAAAAATGAAACTataatttgtgttttaatgagTCACGTCTTCAGTAAGAACCAATAGAGTTTGGGCAGAGTGCCAAAGACAGGGGAAGTTGGAAAGTATTGAGCAATGGACTAATACATTGTTGATTTTGGTCTTATTATGGGATCTCCAcctctctttccttttcatAGATCTTTAGCTTGTTTGGTGATAAAGAGAGGAGGAACCATGGGACCTAAAACATGGagcatatttattctgtttggTCTGTCTTTCTGGGGCAACAGCCAAGCCTTCAAAAGGAACCCCATCCTCTCCCGGATACGAAGGGCTCCAGAGGCCAATGGAGAAAGCAAGAAGTGCTCCTACACCTTCCTGGTCCCTGAGCAGAAGATCACAGGACCCATCTGTGCTGCCCGCGGTTATTCAACTGACAAGGACCGAGTGACACGCCTGGATGTGGCTGCAGTGCGCGACCTCCTGTCGAAGCAGCGTAGGGAGATGGAAACTTTGAAGCTGGTGGTGGATGTGGATGGCAACTTGGTGAATGAGATGAAGCTGTTGAGGAAAGAGAGCAGGAACATGAACTCCAGAGTAACCCAGCTGTACATGCAGCTGCTGCACGAGATCATCAGGAAGAGGGACAACTCACTGGAGCTGGCGCAGCTGGAGACAAACATCCTCAACGCCACCACAGAGTCACTGCGCCTGGCATCCCGGTACAGGGAACTAGAGGCCAAATACGCAGCCCTGTCTGCAGTAGTGAACAACCAGTCTGTGCTGATTGGAGCACTGGAGGAGCGTTGTATGCAGGTGTACAGCCGCAGGCATGATCAGTCACCCTTGGGACCCCCACTTGTGCAGGTAGTGCCTGAGAACATTCCTGTTAATGTGCCACGATTCACCAATGAGATCCAGAGGGACAACACCCGAATCTTTGCCCGAGAAAGGGGCTCGCGCTCTGGGCCGTCTCCCACAAGTGGCACCCTGGAAGTTCAGAAACCTCCAAATAGAAACTTCAGTGCTGaaggtgagtgagtgagtgaatgagtgagtgaatgagtgagtgaggcatccatctatccatccatccatccaataatttattaattgattCAGGAAATCCAAAACAATTAAATCATGGTAAAATGTAGCGCAGTCATGACTTTGCCTGCCAACcattacaaaataataatcACTGAGTTTGAATACAGCTGCAGGTGGGCCAGTGGCCTCATTTTGAAAGGTTAAAGATTTGCAAATTCAGCTGGATCTCTGCTCCCCTCCCCACTCAACAGAAAGAACACAAACCAGGATGGAAATAATAATGTTGTAATGTCTCGATTGAGGCAGGGGACCTAAAGCAAAGCAAAGAAAGACCTAACCCGTGCGATTTTGCTCATCAACAGAAGTTCCTGACACATTTAGATTGCCCTCGTCCAAGAATAATAAAGTGTGTTGGATTTCAGTGAAGCTATGTGTATGATAATGATCCCTTACAAGACTGTTCCATTGCATGTGAGACATATACAA
This is a stretch of genomic DNA from Sander vitreus isolate 19-12246 chromosome 12, sanVit1, whole genome shotgun sequence. It encodes these proteins:
- the LOC144527174 gene encoding angiopoietin-related protein 1-like; its protein translation is MGPKTWSIFILFGLSFWGNSQAFKRNPILSRIRRAPEANGESKKCSYTFLVPEQKITGPICAARGYSTDKDRVTRLDVAAVRDLLSKQRREMETLKLVVDVDGNLVNEMKLLRKESRNMNSRVTQLYMQLLHEIIRKRDNSLELAQLETNILNATTESLRLASRYRELEAKYAALSAVVNNQSVLIGALEERCMQVYSRRHDQSPLGPPLVQVVPENIPVNVPRFTNEIQRDNTRIFARERGSRSGPSPTSGTLEVQKPPNRNFSAEGPFRDCLAAQEAGHSTSGMYLIRPDEAERPVQAWCEQDIDNGGWTVIQSRRDGSVNFFRNWDNYKSGFGNIDGEYWLGLEGIYNLGRQGDYKLLVELEDWMNKKVYAQYSSFHLEPESEGYRLRLGTYQGNAGDSLSSHNGKQFTTLDRDKDAFSGNCAHFHKGGWWYNACGQANLNGVWYTGGVYRSKFQDGMFWADYGGGFYSMKSVRLLIRPID